The following coding sequences lie in one Zingiber officinale cultivar Zhangliang chromosome 2B, Zo_v1.1, whole genome shotgun sequence genomic window:
- the LOC122045392 gene encoding autophagy-related protein 18h-like produces MTRGKGKNGLLPSSLRIISSCLKTVSSNAGSVASSVRSAGASVAASIASPAEDEKDQVLWAGFDKLELGLSSFKRVLLLGYSNGFQVLDVDDASSVCELVSKRDGPVTFLQMQPTPVSSGVTEGFRASHPMLLVVAGDETNGSGVVQGGRLSALIRENISEPQAGSCISTPTVVRFYSLKSHSYIHVLRFRSAVYIVRCSPRIVAVALAAQIYCFDAVTLESKFSVLTYPLQGAAGVNIGCGPMAVGPRWLAYASNNPLISNTGHLSPQNLTPSPGVSPSTSPSSGNLVARYAMESSKTLAVGIINLGDMGYKTLSKYCQELLPDGSNSPLSSSAGRRSGRLQNMGHLNEPDNIGMVVIKDFVSKEVISQFRAHSSPISALCFDPSGTLLVTASVHGHNVNIFRIIPTRIQNGASPGCYNWTSSHVHLYKLYRGLTAAIIQDISFSHYSQWISVVSSRGTSHIYVLSPFGGDASLQPQTINGEGPILTPNITSPWWSASCCMIHQQLHAPPSPITYSVISRIKNFNGWLNTVSNVATSAVGKASAPSGAIAAVFHNSLSRDSITGTSKAKSLEHILLYSPSGYVIQHELLPSSLVETIDSSLKAVPAPSLQVQDEELRVNSEPVQWWDVCRRSNWPEREENISRLMLHSQQISEKLMDSGDSEDIETSYAMSTASGAARAESVRSERSNWFLSNAEVQINSGKIPIWQKSKICFCILTTLGAGEVSATDLTGGEIEIEKLHFDEVEVKRKDLLPVFEHFCSFQSEGTDRVGGVYGTSSAAVSQGKDEFSKNTANPRFNTSSFVSRSDFGTRPTNGLLYFNDTGKPVILPSMEKAMPSESGHDSSSIISNGIAALSEAKPNPVASSYSKDYMQLHADYSQSYPIVNDCIINEVSARSNSLSCNGKLAANDGGKVPKSYTPSSYTDHAERSDSHNSVEIAQCFDEGYCKVSELDDCRELTEAVDADSNSSHCEREKLEDGDDEDMLGGVFAFCEEG; encoded by the exons ATGACTCGGGGCAAAGGTAAGAACGGTCTGCTGCCGAGCTCGCTGCGGATCATCTCCTCGTGCCTCAAGACAGTGTCGTCGAACGCGGGGTCGGTCGCGAGCAGCGTGCGATCCGCCGGGGCATCTGTTGCCGCGTCGATCGCGTCGCCGGCAGAGGATGAGAAGGACCAG GTATTATGGGCTGGCTTTGATAAGCTGGAGCTTGGTCTATCTTCCTTTAAGCGTGTTCTACTTCTTGGTTATTCAAATGGATTTCAAGTGCTTGATGTTGACGATGCCTCTAGTGTCTGCGAACTGGTTTCTAAGCGTGATGGCCCAGTTACTTTTTTACAGATGCAGCCCACACCAGTCAGTTCTGGAGTTACCGAAGGGTTCAGGGCATCACATCCTATGCTCTTGGTTGTTGCTGGTGATGAGACCAATGGCTCAGGTGTAGTTCAAGGTGGCcgtttgagtgctttgataagagAGAATATTAGTGAACCTCAGGCAGGAAGCTGTATCTCTACTCCTACTGTTGTTCGGTTCTACTCACTCAAGTCTCACAGTTATATTCATGTTCTGAGATTCCGCTCTGCGGTATATATTGTTCGATGCAGCCCACGAATAGTTGCTGTCGCACTTGCAGCACaa ATATACTGCTTTGATGCTGTTACACTTGAGAGCAAGTTCAGTGTTCTAACTTATCCGTTACAAGGAGCAGCTGGTGTTAATATTGGTTGTGGTCCGATGGCTGTTGGTCCTAGGTGGTTAGCTTATGCTTCTAATAATCCTCTCATATCAAATACAGGTCACCTTAGTCCACAAAACCTTACTCCATCTCCAGGTGTAAGCCCATCAACATCTCCTAGCAGTGGAAACCTGGTTGCTCGTTATGCTATGGAATCTAGTAAAACATTGGCTGTTGGAATTATCAATCTAGGAGATATGGGTTACAAAACTCTCTCAAAGTATTGCCAAGAACTACTTCCTGATGGTTCTAATTCTCCTTTGTCATCAAGTGCAGGCCGGAGATCTGGAAGGTTGCAGAATATGGGACACCTAAATGAACCTGATAACATAGGAATG GTTGTCATTAAGGACTTTGTTTCAAAAGAAGTCATTTCACAATTTAGGGCTCATAGCAGTCCAATATCTGCTTTGTGTTTTGACCCTAGTGGTACCCTATTGGTCACAGCGTCAGTACATGGGCACAATGTAAATATTTTCCGAATTATCCCAACTCGTATACAGAATGGTGCTAGCCCAGGATGTTATAATTGGACATCATCGCATGTTCATCTTTACAAGCTATATCGTGGACTAACAGCAGCT ATCATACAGGATATATCTTTTAGTCATTACAGTCAGTGGATTTCAGTTGTTTCATCAAGAGGCACTAGCCACATATATGTTCTATCACCCTTTGGTGGTGATGCTAGCCTTCAACCACAAACTATAAATGGTGAAGGCCCAATTCTTACTCCTAATATAACGTCACCCTGGTGGTCAGCTTCATGTTGCATGATCCACCAACAGTTACATGCACCTCCATCTCCAATCACATACTCTGTAATTAgtagaataaaaaattttaatggtTGGCTAAACACTGTAAGCAATGTTGCTACTTCTGCCGTGGGGAAGGCTTCTGCACCATCAGGTGCCATTGCTGCTGTGTTCCATAATTCTCTGAGCCGTGACTCTATAACAGGTACATCCAAGGCAAAGTCCTTGGAACATATCCTGCTGTACTCCCCATCAGGCTATGTCATACAACATGAACTTCTTCCATCTTCCTTAGTGGAAACCATTGATAGTAGCTTGAAAGCTGTACCTGCTCCTTCATTGCAAGTTCAAGATGAAGAATTACGTGTAAACTCTGAGCCAGTTCAATGGTGGGATGTTTGTAGAAGGTCAAATTGGCCTGAAAGGGAGGAAAATATTTCCAGACTTATGTTGCACAGTCAGCAAATTAGTGAGAAACTCATGGATTCCGGAGATTCTGAAGATATTGAAACATCTTATGCCATGTCTACTGCCAGTGGTGCAGCTAGGGCAGAGTCAGTTAGAAGTGAAAGATCCAACTGGTTCCTCTCAAATGCTGAAGTGCAAATTAACTCAGGAAAGATTCCAATATGGCAGAAATCAAAG ATTTGCTTTTGCATATTAACTACATTGGGAGCTGGTGAAGTTTCTGCAACAGATCTTACTGGTGGAGAGATTGAGATTGAAAAACTACATTTTGATGAGGTGGAAGTGAAGAGAAAGGATTTGCTTCCTGTTTTTGAGCATTTCTGCAGCTTCCAATCAGAAGGAACTGACAG AGTTGGTGGTGTATATGGAACTTCATCAGCAGCAGTTTCCCAAGGTAAAGATGAGTTCAGCAAGAATACAGCTAATCCTAGATTTAATACATCATCTTTTGTCTCTCGGTCAGATTTTG GGACAAGACCGACAAATGGTTTACTTTATTTTAATGACACTGGTAAACCAGTTATATTACCCTCGATGGAGAAGGCTATGCCAAGTGAATCTGGTCATGATTCATCTTCAATTATCAGCAATGGTATTGCTGCATTATCAGAAGCTAAACCAAATCCAGTGGCAAGTAGTTACTCCAAAGATTACATGCAACTGCATGCAGACTACAGTCAAAGCTATCCTATCGTGAATGACTGTATAATTAACGAGGTTTCAGCAAGATCAAATAGTTTGTCATGTAATGGTAAACTGGCTGCAAATGATGGCGGCAAAGTACCAAAGTCGTACACCCCCAGCAGCTACACAGATCATGCTGAGCGTTCTGATTCCCACAATTCAGTTGAAATTGCCCAATGTTTTGACGAAGGCTATTGTAAAGTATCAGAGCTCGATGACTGCCGTGAGTTAACTGAAGCTGTTGATGCAGACAGTAACAGCAGCCACTGTGAGAGAGAAAAACTTGAGGATGGAGACGACGAAGACATGCTGGGAGGTGTTTTTGCCTTCTGCGAAGAAG GTTAA